A stretch of Corallococcus macrosporus DNA encodes these proteins:
- a CDS encoding restriction endonuclease fold toxin 5 domain-containing protein, protein MSRVSHGGVWILLFVLITGCASGPTVRLRTEEGTRTYAPVSWDRRVPVSAREFEDALARLVLDVPLPVRSPRVVRAVARKGAELDRGLGFMLRDRYGRWCRAHEAAGDCLSLLEDGAGFGEMDRLTLAVGMSLDPLRASIGDALEDTVNPALFVSVVSGAIASWVVLAAAPEPVFTKAAAVIAAVFLAYVGVQSFLTVVRACGALKAATDRATTFQELEEAAHVFAQALGPEVARIFVLAVTVLVSHGVTVGLSSALTWMPGFPDAVRLGSAQAGFSVAHVLDVSAVAVVGGVVEVTLASTAVTMAVTGPPSSGSTGGPGKWVQVTESMSDRARDYQAQVTGAPKGTAYRIQEGDTVVDYDGFDPLEDVLLEAKGPGYATFIKDNMTLKEFYRGFDKILAQAKRQIALADGRRIRWIVAERRFADFLRKAFEDSRYPIEVLSIPPLQ, encoded by the coding sequence GTGTCGCGAGTGTCACATGGCGGTGTGTGGATTTTGCTGTTCGTGCTGATCACGGGCTGCGCCAGCGGGCCCACGGTGCGGCTGCGCACGGAGGAGGGGACGCGGACGTATGCGCCGGTGAGCTGGGACCGGAGGGTGCCGGTCAGCGCGCGGGAGTTCGAGGACGCGCTAGCGCGCCTGGTGCTGGATGTACCGCTGCCGGTGCGCTCACCCAGGGTGGTGCGCGCGGTCGCGAGGAAGGGCGCGGAGCTGGACCGGGGACTCGGGTTCATGCTGCGGGACCGGTACGGGCGATGGTGCCGGGCGCATGAGGCCGCGGGGGATTGTCTGTCCCTGCTGGAGGACGGCGCGGGCTTTGGAGAGATGGACCGGCTGACGCTCGCGGTGGGCATGTCGCTGGACCCACTGCGCGCGAGCATCGGGGACGCGCTGGAGGACACGGTGAACCCGGCGCTCTTCGTGTCCGTGGTCTCGGGAGCGATTGCATCCTGGGTGGTGCTGGCGGCGGCACCGGAGCCCGTGTTCACCAAGGCCGCCGCGGTGATTGCCGCCGTGTTCCTGGCGTATGTGGGAGTGCAGTCGTTCCTCACGGTGGTGCGGGCCTGTGGCGCGCTGAAGGCAGCGACGGACCGGGCGACGACGTTTCAGGAGTTGGAAGAAGCGGCGCACGTGTTCGCGCAGGCACTGGGGCCGGAGGTAGCGCGCATCTTCGTGCTCGCCGTCACGGTGCTGGTGAGTCACGGCGTGACGGTGGGGCTGTCATCCGCGCTGACGTGGATGCCGGGCTTCCCGGACGCGGTGCGGTTGGGCTCGGCGCAGGCAGGCTTCAGCGTGGCGCACGTGCTGGACGTGAGCGCGGTGGCGGTGGTGGGCGGAGTGGTGGAGGTCACGCTCGCGTCCACGGCGGTGACGATGGCTGTCACGGGCCCTCCTTCGAGTGGGAGCACAGGAGGCCCGGGCAAGTGGGTGCAGGTGACGGAGTCGATGTCCGACCGTGCCCGTGACTACCAGGCCCAGGTGACGGGAGCACCGAAGGGAACCGCGTACCGGATCCAGGAAGGCGACACCGTGGTGGACTACGACGGGTTCGACCCCTTGGAGGACGTGCTGCTGGAGGCGAAGGGCCCGGGCTATGCAACGTTCATCAAGGACAACATGACGCTGAAGGAGTTCTACCGAGGCTTCGACAAGATTCTTGCTCAAGCCAAGCGCCAGATTGCCCTCGCAGACGGCCGACGTATCCGCTGGATTGTCGCGGAGCGCCGGTTCGCGGATTTTCTCCGCAAAGCCTTCGAGGACAGTCGCTATCCGATTGAAGTTCTATCCATTCCGCCGCTCCAATGA
- a CDS encoding metallophosphoesterase, translating into MKRISLIASLALTGVLSACGPGETLESPRVPARDVGSTTAALDCAALSKPVYHRVRPSSGDSLLTLNATEAANAATTYAYTEDLGTPFKAASASGTGLSPVYRLYSPSRGEHIVTIDATERSNLIASGFTTDEGVGFYASRTADTCLVPVYRFDNPGLRKHRHAVTQAERDALTTAGWTNEGIKFYAAPGTVDTKFTFVVIPDTQLEAVYYPTRLTHRMQWIADNRTAQDIRFVMHTGDLMDWDTPDHIHYQRASDSYQVLDNARIPYAIALGNHDTAAVCQGGSACPGNVNANLRNTTTFNTYFPLSRFKALGGVFESGKCDNAFHTFNAGGLNWLVLNLELWARTDAVNWAKTVLAQYPRHNVIIITHSHLNGSGGIEQSNGGYGNNSPQYVFDNLIKQYANVRFVFSGHVGNAAYRTDTGVNGNTVYQMLNTFHDGTTNPTRLVEVDTAANTINTRVYAPLTNTERADGVKAYSNVNWVR; encoded by the coding sequence TTGAAGCGTATTTCCCTCATCGCGTCCCTGGCCCTGACGGGCGTGCTGTCCGCCTGCGGTCCTGGCGAGACGCTGGAATCACCGCGGGTGCCCGCGCGGGACGTGGGCAGCACCACGGCGGCGCTGGACTGCGCCGCGCTCAGCAAGCCCGTGTATCACCGCGTCCGTCCGTCCTCGGGTGACAGCCTCCTCACCCTCAACGCGACGGAGGCCGCCAACGCGGCCACGACCTACGCGTACACCGAGGACCTGGGCACGCCCTTCAAGGCCGCGAGCGCGTCGGGCACCGGCCTGTCCCCCGTGTACCGGCTCTACAGCCCCAGCCGGGGTGAACACATCGTCACCATCGACGCCACCGAGCGCTCGAACCTCATCGCCTCCGGCTTCACCACCGACGAGGGCGTGGGCTTCTATGCGTCCAGGACGGCGGACACGTGCCTCGTGCCCGTCTACCGCTTCGACAACCCGGGCCTCCGGAAGCACCGCCACGCCGTCACCCAGGCGGAGCGCGACGCGCTCACCACCGCCGGCTGGACCAACGAGGGCATCAAGTTCTACGCCGCGCCTGGCACCGTGGACACGAAGTTCACCTTCGTCGTCATCCCCGACACGCAGCTGGAGGCCGTCTACTACCCCACCCGGCTCACCCACCGCATGCAGTGGATCGCCGACAACCGGACGGCCCAGGACATCCGCTTCGTGATGCACACCGGCGACCTGATGGACTGGGACACGCCGGACCACATCCACTATCAGCGCGCCAGTGACTCGTATCAGGTGCTCGACAACGCCCGGATCCCCTACGCCATCGCCCTGGGCAACCACGACACGGCGGCCGTGTGCCAGGGCGGCAGCGCGTGCCCCGGCAACGTCAACGCCAACCTGCGCAACACCACCACCTTCAACACCTACTTCCCGCTGTCCCGCTTCAAGGCCCTGGGCGGCGTGTTCGAGTCCGGCAAGTGCGACAACGCCTTCCACACGTTCAACGCGGGCGGCCTGAACTGGCTGGTGCTGAACCTGGAGCTGTGGGCCCGCACGGACGCCGTGAACTGGGCGAAGACCGTGCTGGCCCAGTACCCCCGGCACAACGTCATCATCATCACCCACTCGCACCTGAACGGCAGCGGCGGCATCGAGCAGTCCAACGGCGGCTACGGCAACAACAGCCCCCAGTACGTGTTCGACAACCTCATCAAGCAGTACGCCAACGTGCGCTTCGTCTTCTCCGGCCACGTGGGCAACGCCGCCTACCGCACCGACACCGGCGTGAACGGCAACACCGTCTACCAGATGCTCAACACCTTCCACGACGGCACCACCAACCCGACCCGGCTCGTGGAGGTGGACACCGCCGCCAACACCATCAACACCCGCGTCTACGCGCCGCTCACGAACACCGAGCGCGCCGACGGCGTGAAGGCGTACAGCAACGTCAACTGGGTGCGCTGA
- a CDS encoding IS630 family transposase produces MKKRALPQGRQQLRLRCPDRRRLIRWGERTGCPLTLRRCLAVAKVASGQSRAQAARQLLCATSTVVSAVQRFQKSGREGLSDRRAQNGPRKVDERFRQTLRRVLEGTPQQSGWRRTTWTRELLVREVQRRGRVRVSPATMGRALASVGAHRRRPRPVVRCPWPERRRRRRLWQLKCRAAFARPDEPVLFEDEMDVHLNPKIGPDWTLPGQRREVVTPGNNQKRFVAGALDASTARMTWVQGEKKTSALFIDLVRAVDAAYPRAKRLHFILDNAATHSSKKTQKALEALGERLVLHFLPPYCPEGNRIERVWWDVHANVTRNHRCKKMEALMTEVDAYLDARNTQKSASPLLRVASARRAA; encoded by the coding sequence ATGAAGAAGCGAGCCCTGCCTCAGGGAAGGCAACAGCTGCGCCTGCGATGTCCTGACCGCAGGCGGCTGATTCGCTGGGGAGAGAGGACTGGCTGCCCGCTCACCCTGCGGCGGTGCCTGGCGGTAGCGAAGGTGGCCAGTGGTCAGTCACGGGCGCAAGCAGCGCGGCAGTTGCTGTGCGCCACGTCCACGGTGGTGTCCGCGGTTCAGCGCTTCCAGAAGTCAGGCCGAGAAGGCCTCTCGGACAGGCGCGCTCAGAATGGGCCACGCAAAGTGGACGAGCGATTTCGGCAGACGCTGCGCCGGGTGCTGGAAGGCACGCCGCAGCAGTCCGGTTGGCGGCGCACGACGTGGACGCGCGAGTTGCTGGTGCGTGAGGTGCAGAGGCGAGGCCGGGTACGCGTCTCGCCCGCGACGATGGGACGCGCCTTGGCCTCGGTGGGAGCCCACAGAAGGCGTCCGCGTCCCGTGGTGCGCTGCCCTTGGCCGGAGCGCCGACGTCGACGGCGCCTCTGGCAGCTGAAATGCCGTGCGGCCTTCGCCCGGCCCGACGAGCCCGTGCTTTTCGAGGATGAAATGGACGTGCACCTCAACCCGAAAATCGGCCCCGACTGGACGTTGCCCGGACAGCGCAGAGAGGTCGTCACTCCCGGCAACAACCAGAAGCGTTTCGTGGCAGGGGCGCTGGATGCGAGCACGGCCCGGATGACTTGGGTGCAGGGGGAGAAGAAGACGAGTGCGCTCTTCATCGACCTGGTGCGCGCCGTGGACGCCGCCTATCCCAGAGCGAAGCGCCTACATTTCATCCTCGACAATGCCGCCACCCACTCCAGCAAAAAGACGCAGAAGGCGCTGGAGGCTCTGGGTGAGCGGCTGGTGCTGCACTTCCTGCCGCCGTACTGCCCGGAGGGCAACCGCATCGAGCGCGTGTGGTGGGACGTGCACGCCAACGTCACCCGCAACCATCGCTGCAAGAAGATGGAGGCGCTCATGACCGAGGTGGACGCCTACCTCGACGCACGGAACACCCAGAAGTCCGCCAGCCCCTTGCTGCGCGTCGCCTCCGCTCGACGCGCAGCTTGA
- a CDS encoding ATP-binding protein, with translation MIPDLAQLAARGESATLELKRSTGELREAMHTLCAFANGQGGRVLLGVKPGGELIGQQVSEQTLHDIATARERFEPPLDLHIQTVEVTSGRSVLVLTVGGISDSVPYTFDGRAYERVGNTTRKMAQERYELLLLERAHSRRRWENQEADEVSLQELDREEVMRIVEAARSAGRLVGPVGRGLPELLDRLGVRHRGRLLRAAVVLFGKTFLPHHPQCELRMARFRGTDKTEFLDQRNVRGPAFRLLEEAELFCQRHFPLAGRIEPGRLQRVDRPLIPPDAMRELLVNAFIHRDYSIAGGAVSLAIFDDRVEIWSAGRYPKGITPESLVRPHLSVQRNPIIAEVFYRAGLIEKWGRGTNRVAEMCRAAGLSTPEFAEVTGAVVVTLRVNVGQTLSADRGELPSNFGEPSADWGELPSDRGGFPPADRGEFAPDRGEFAPDRGEFAADRGELKEPEEIDPQSREIIEKLGLRPRKAALREAILALTSLRPWHPAKLAKVLHFSPDKLTERHLKAMVEEGLLERTHPDNPKHPAQAYRAVRRDG, from the coding sequence ATGATTCCAGACCTCGCCCAACTCGCTGCCAGGGGAGAATCCGCCACACTCGAGCTGAAACGCTCCACAGGTGAATTGCGCGAGGCGATGCACACGCTCTGCGCCTTCGCGAATGGGCAGGGCGGCCGGGTGCTCCTTGGCGTAAAGCCTGGCGGGGAACTCATCGGTCAGCAGGTGAGCGAACAGACCCTGCATGACATCGCGACCGCGCGGGAGCGCTTCGAGCCCCCGCTCGACCTGCACATCCAGACTGTGGAGGTCACTTCGGGGCGCAGCGTCCTCGTGCTCACCGTGGGCGGTATCAGTGATTCCGTGCCGTATACCTTCGACGGCCGCGCCTACGAGCGGGTGGGAAACACGACCCGCAAGATGGCGCAGGAGCGGTATGAGTTGCTGCTGCTGGAGCGTGCGCACAGCCGTCGCCGCTGGGAGAACCAGGAGGCCGACGAGGTTTCCCTCCAGGAGCTGGACCGCGAGGAGGTGATGCGCATCGTCGAAGCGGCGCGCTCCGCGGGACGGCTCGTGGGACCTGTAGGACGGGGCCTGCCCGAGCTGCTCGACCGTCTTGGCGTCCGCCACAGGGGAAGGCTCTTGCGCGCGGCGGTCGTGCTCTTTGGCAAGACCTTCCTTCCCCACCATCCGCAGTGCGAGCTGCGCATGGCCCGTTTTCGCGGCACCGACAAGACGGAGTTCCTCGATCAACGCAACGTGCGTGGACCGGCGTTCCGGTTGCTTGAGGAAGCCGAGCTGTTCTGCCAGCGGCATTTCCCGTTGGCTGGCCGCATCGAACCAGGCCGACTGCAGCGCGTGGACCGTCCACTCATTCCACCGGATGCGATGCGCGAGCTGCTGGTCAACGCCTTCATCCACCGGGACTACAGCATCGCGGGTGGCGCGGTATCGCTCGCCATCTTCGATGACCGCGTGGAGATCTGGAGCGCGGGGCGGTACCCCAAAGGCATCACGCCTGAATCGCTCGTGCGTCCGCACCTCTCGGTGCAGCGCAATCCCATCATCGCGGAGGTCTTCTATCGGGCGGGGCTCATCGAGAAGTGGGGCCGGGGCACGAACCGCGTCGCCGAGATGTGCCGCGCCGCCGGGCTCTCCACCCCGGAGTTCGCCGAAGTCACGGGCGCCGTGGTCGTCACGCTGCGGGTAAATGTGGGACAGACCCTGTCAGCGGATCGGGGGGAGCTGCCATCCAATTTTGGAGAGCCATCAGCGGATTGGGGGGAGTTGCCATCCGATCGGGGGGGGTTCCCGCCGGCGGATCGGGGGGAGTTCGCGCCGGATCGGGGGGAGTTCGCGCCGGATCGGGGGGAGTTCGCAGCGGATCGGGGGGAGCTCAAGGAGCCGGAAGAAATCGACCCCCAATCTCGGGAAATCATTGAAAAGCTAGGACTCCGGCCCAGAAAGGCGGCCCTGCGCGAAGCCATCCTGGCGCTCACCTCACTTCGGCCCTGGCACCCCGCGAAGCTTGCCAAGGTGCTCCACTTCAGCCCGGACAAGCTGACGGAGCGGCACCTCAAGGCCATGGTCGAAGAGGGTCTCCTCGAACGCACCCATCCTGATAACCCCAAGCATCCCGCCCAGGCGTACCGGGCCGTGCGTCGGGATGGGTGA
- a CDS encoding MBL fold metallo-hydrolase, with the protein MRIHHLNCTTMCPPGRRLMDGRRGFTGPAALACHCLVLETPRGLVLVDTGFGLNDVYAPRVRLNGLFRDVLCRPALAEEATAIRQLERMGFQASDVRDIVLTHLDFDHAGGLDDFPHARVHVLADEYRVATAQKSWLDRARFRPQQWSKETRWETYVPHRGEGWFGFDCVRELTGLPPEILLVPLVGHTLGHAGVAIDTGDGWLLHAGDAYFYHGEMDLDRYRCTAGLRAYQKLMQKDGWMRWYNLRRLRELVQHHGDQVKVFCAHDSLEFERLEEREKLPPDFPIQPGLVAPVPSLHL; encoded by the coding sequence ATGCGCATCCACCACCTGAACTGCACCACGATGTGCCCGCCTGGCCGGCGGCTCATGGATGGGCGGCGCGGCTTCACCGGCCCGGCGGCGCTCGCCTGCCACTGTCTGGTGTTGGAGACGCCGCGCGGTCTGGTGCTGGTGGACACCGGCTTCGGCCTCAATGACGTGTACGCGCCGCGCGTGCGGCTCAACGGCCTGTTCCGCGACGTGCTCTGCCGCCCCGCCCTGGCGGAGGAGGCCACCGCCATCCGCCAACTGGAGCGGATGGGCTTCCAGGCCAGCGACGTGCGCGACATCGTCCTCACGCACCTGGACTTCGACCACGCGGGCGGCCTGGATGACTTCCCGCACGCGCGCGTGCACGTGCTCGCGGACGAGTACCGCGTGGCCACCGCGCAGAAGAGCTGGCTGGACCGCGCGCGCTTCCGCCCCCAGCAGTGGTCCAAGGAGACGCGCTGGGAGACCTACGTCCCCCACCGCGGCGAGGGCTGGTTCGGCTTCGACTGCGTGCGCGAGCTCACCGGGCTGCCGCCGGAAATCCTGCTGGTGCCGCTGGTGGGCCACACGCTGGGACACGCGGGCGTGGCCATCGACACCGGGGACGGGTGGCTCTTGCACGCGGGCGACGCGTACTTCTACCACGGGGAGATGGACCTGGACCGCTACCGCTGCACCGCGGGCCTGCGCGCGTACCAGAAGCTGATGCAGAAGGACGGGTGGATGCGCTGGTACAACCTGCGCCGGCTGCGCGAGCTGGTGCAACACCACGGCGACCAGGTGAAGGTCTTCTGCGCGCACGACTCGCTGGAGTTCGAGCGGCTGGAGGAGCGCGAGAAGCTGCCCCCGGACTTCCCCATCCAGCCCGGCCTCGTCGCCCCCGTGCCGTCGCTGCACCTCTAG
- a CDS encoding cupin domain-containing protein: MARASTDLPAPGIARTVGTLHGQPMHLVRLTGTSPWHQHATGDVLFFVTRGALRVELRERAVDLEEGDLLIVPRGVEHRSVAPGEALVLMSAPPLGGEAAGQSPAP, encoded by the coding sequence TTGGCCCGCGCCTCCACCGACCTGCCGGCGCCTGGCATTGCCCGGACCGTGGGCACCCTCCACGGTCAGCCCATGCACCTGGTGCGGCTGACGGGCACCAGCCCCTGGCACCAGCACGCCACCGGGGATGTCCTCTTCTTCGTCACCCGGGGCGCCCTGCGCGTGGAGCTGCGCGAGCGCGCCGTGGACCTGGAGGAGGGAGACCTGCTCATCGTCCCCCGGGGCGTGGAGCACCGCTCCGTCGCGCCAGGTGAGGCGCTGGTGCTGATGTCGGCCCCGCCGCTCGGCGGTGAGGCAGCCGGGCAGTCTCCCGCCCCCTGA
- a CDS encoding PAS domain S-box protein, which translates to MRQQDWSATPLPPPEAWPHALRALVRMMLDAATPMFVVWGPELCYLYNDAYRPFIGARHPALGEPCARVLPDVWPALKPLLDRTLAGETVAFEDLPLTVTYEGVSEERWFTFAYVPVRDDAGTVQGVYCAPLETTGRVRAEREKQATLATLQLAQRAGGVGVFELDQETRTVYTSEEFCHIWGLPVRPAYPIAELIARLHPDDRPRIRTVDGILSQGALEYIEYRVLRDDTGEERWIARRGEAPREGVRRLPGVVYDVTDQKRAEAALQVLTAQLEQQLSVRTADHDRLWRLSQELMMVCGIDGLIFTVNPSATRILGWTEAEMAGRTVRDFLHPDDVEPSAAEMRRLAAGITTLAFESRFRHRDGSYRLLAWTAVPDEGRVHAVARDITQEREAAQALRQAEEALRQAQKMEAVGQLTGGIAHDFNNLLQGIIGSLDLLQRRVSQGRTEELGRFVTGAKASAHRAAALTHRLLAFSRRQPLDPRPTDVNQLVASMEDLLHRTLGETIQLELALTPAPWTTLCDPNQLESAVLNLVINARDAMPSGGRLRIETGNAQLEVPTGGDLMPGAYVRVSVTDTGTGMPPEVIARAFEPFFTTKPLGQGTGLGLSMIYGFARQSEGSARIESEPGRGTTVSLYLPRFQGIPGAESPPSQALGEEHRARGGEVVVLVEDEPVVRALIVEVLREWSYQVREADDGPSGLRLLESLPQVDLLLTDVGLPGGLTGRQLADLARQRRPALKVLFMTGYAQAAAQASGFLQTGMEMVTKPVAMDLLVARVQRMLRDA; encoded by the coding sequence ATGCGCCAGCAGGACTGGTCCGCGACGCCCCTGCCGCCGCCGGAGGCCTGGCCCCACGCGCTGCGCGCGCTGGTCCGCATGATGCTGGACGCGGCCACGCCCATGTTCGTCGTCTGGGGCCCGGAGCTCTGCTACCTCTACAACGACGCGTACCGTCCCTTCATCGGCGCGCGGCACCCGGCGCTCGGTGAACCCTGCGCGCGGGTGTTGCCGGACGTCTGGCCGGCGCTGAAGCCGCTCCTGGATCGCACCCTCGCGGGGGAGACGGTCGCCTTCGAGGACCTTCCGCTCACCGTCACGTACGAGGGCGTCTCGGAGGAGCGCTGGTTCACGTTCGCGTACGTGCCCGTGCGCGACGACGCAGGCACCGTGCAGGGCGTGTACTGCGCGCCGCTGGAGACGACCGGGCGCGTGCGGGCGGAGCGGGAGAAGCAGGCCACGCTGGCCACGCTGCAGCTGGCGCAGCGCGCGGGCGGCGTGGGCGTCTTCGAGTTGGATCAGGAGACGCGCACCGTCTACACGTCCGAGGAGTTCTGTCACATCTGGGGCCTGCCGGTGCGCCCCGCGTATCCCATCGCGGAGCTCATCGCGCGGCTGCACCCGGACGACCGGCCCCGCATCCGCACCGTGGACGGCATCCTGTCCCAGGGCGCGCTGGAGTACATCGAGTACCGCGTCCTGCGCGACGACACCGGCGAGGAGCGATGGATTGCCCGCCGCGGCGAGGCCCCGCGTGAAGGCGTGCGGCGGCTGCCGGGCGTCGTCTACGACGTGACCGACCAGAAGCGCGCGGAGGCGGCGCTCCAGGTGCTCACCGCCCAGCTGGAGCAGCAGCTCAGCGTGCGCACCGCGGACCACGACCGGCTGTGGCGGCTGTCGCAAGAGCTGATGATGGTGTGTGGGATTGACGGCCTCATCTTCACGGTGAACCCGTCCGCCACGCGCATCCTTGGCTGGACCGAGGCGGAGATGGCGGGCCGGACGGTGAGGGACTTCCTCCACCCGGACGACGTCGAGCCCAGCGCCGCGGAGATGCGGCGCCTGGCCGCGGGCATCACCACGCTGGCCTTCGAGAGCCGCTTCCGTCACCGGGACGGCTCCTACCGGCTGCTGGCCTGGACGGCCGTGCCGGACGAGGGCCGCGTCCACGCCGTGGCGCGCGACATCACCCAGGAGCGCGAGGCGGCCCAGGCGCTGCGCCAGGCCGAGGAGGCGCTGCGCCAGGCCCAGAAGATGGAAGCGGTGGGCCAGCTCACCGGCGGCATCGCGCACGACTTCAACAACCTGCTCCAGGGCATCATCGGATCGCTGGACCTGCTGCAGCGGCGCGTGAGCCAGGGGCGCACGGAGGAGCTGGGCCGCTTCGTCACCGGCGCGAAGGCCTCCGCGCACCGGGCCGCGGCGCTCACGCACCGGCTGCTCGCCTTCTCCCGGCGGCAGCCGTTGGACCCCCGGCCCACGGACGTGAACCAGCTGGTCGCCTCCATGGAGGACCTGCTGCACCGCACGCTGGGAGAGACCATCCAGTTGGAGCTGGCGCTCACCCCCGCGCCGTGGACCACGCTGTGCGACCCGAACCAGTTGGAGAGCGCGGTCCTCAACCTGGTCATCAACGCGCGCGACGCGATGCCCTCGGGTGGACGCCTGCGCATCGAGACCGGGAACGCCCAACTGGAGGTGCCCACGGGCGGCGACCTGATGCCCGGCGCCTACGTGCGCGTGAGCGTCACCGACACGGGCACGGGGATGCCCCCGGAGGTCATCGCGCGCGCGTTCGAGCCCTTCTTCACCACCAAGCCGCTGGGCCAGGGCACCGGCCTGGGCCTGTCGATGATCTACGGCTTCGCTCGCCAGTCGGAGGGCTCGGCGCGCATCGAGAGCGAGCCCGGCCGGGGCACCACGGTGTCGCTGTACCTGCCGCGCTTCCAGGGCATACCCGGCGCGGAGTCTCCGCCCTCGCAGGCCCTGGGCGAGGAGCACCGCGCGCGCGGCGGCGAGGTGGTGGTGCTGGTGGAGGACGAGCCGGTGGTGCGCGCGCTCATCGTCGAGGTGCTCCGCGAGTGGAGCTATCAGGTGCGCGAGGCCGACGACGGTCCCTCCGGCCTGCGCCTGCTGGAGTCCCTGCCGCAGGTGGACCTGCTGTTGACGGACGTGGGGTTGCCCGGGGGCCTCACCGGGCGGCAGCTCGCGGACCTGGCCCGGCAGCGGCGCCCGGCGCTCAAGGTGCTGTTCATGACCGGCTACGCCCAGGCCGCGGCCCAGGCGTCCGGGTTCCTCCAGACGGGCATGGAGATGGTCACCAAGCCCGTAGCCATGGACCTGCTCGTGGCCCGCGTCCAGCGGATGCTGCGGGACGCCTAA